The following proteins are encoded in a genomic region of Canis lupus familiaris isolate Mischka breed German Shepherd chromosome 6, alternate assembly UU_Cfam_GSD_1.0, whole genome shotgun sequence:
- the SRRM2 gene encoding serine/arginine repetitive matrix protein 2 isoform X9 produces MSIFLHVYLLVFGAVVPPPPPGHGAMYNGIGLPTPRGSGTNGYVQRNLSLVRGRRGERPDYKGEEELRRLEAALVKRPNPDILDHERKRRVELRCLELEEMMEEQGYEEQQIQEKVATFRLMLLEKDVNPGGKEETPGQRPAVTETHQLAELNEKKNERLRAAFGISDSYVDGSSFDPQRRAREAKQPAPEPPKPYSLVRESSSSRSPTPKQKKKKKKKDRGRRSESSSPRRERKKSSKKKKHRSESESKKRKHRSPTPKSKRKSKDKKRKRSRSTTPAPKSRRAHRSTSADSASSSDTSRSRSRSTAAKTHTTALTGRSPSPVSGRRGEGDAPSKEPGTTNTGQPSSPEPSTKQPSSPHEKDKEKEKSGIRPSPSPERSSTGPEPPAPTPLLAEQHGGSPQPLATATLSQEPVNPPSEGSPTRGRSLPKSPEKPPQSSSESCPPSPQPTKVSRHASSSPESPKPAPAPGSRREISSSPASKSRSHGRGKRDKSHSHTPSRRVGRSRSPTATKRGRSRSRTPTKRGHSRSRSPQWRRSRSAQRWGRSRSPQRRGRSRSPQRPGWSRSRNTQRRGRSRSARRGRSHSRSPATRGRSRSRTPARRARSRSRTPARRRSRSRTPARRRSRSRTPARRGRSRSRTPARRRSRTRSPVRRRSRSRSPARRSGRSRSRTPARRGRSRSRTPARRGRSRSRTPARRGRSRSRTPARRGRSRSRTPARRRSRSRSVVRRGRSHSRTPQRRGRSGSSSERKNKSRTSQRRSRSNSSPEMKKSRISSRRSRSLSSPRSKAKSRLSLRRSLSGSSPCPKQKSRTPPRRSRSGSSQPKAKSRTPPRRSRSGSSPPSNQKSKTPSRQSCSSSSPQPKVKSGTPPRQGSVTSPQANEQSATPQIQSRSESSPDPELKSATPSRHSCSGSSPPRVKSSTPPRRSRSGSSSPQPKVKAITSPVQSHSGSSSPSPSRVTSKTPPRQSRSESPCSKMESRLLQRQSRSRSSSPDTKVKPGTPPRQSHSGSTSPCPKVKPQTPSGHSLSESKSPCSQEKSKDSPAQSSGFFSLCPGIKSSTPPGELYFAASSLQQKGQSQTSPDPRSDTSSPEMKQSHSESPSLQSKSQTPLMGGRSRSSSPITELAPKSPARPERRELSSPRLKSGLSPEQSKSQSDSSPYPAMDSKSFLGQSRLEPSELKEKSVLLLQEDFTASSPIPRDKLSPLPVQDKPDSSPVLRETPKTPSRERGGVGSSPDTKDQSALAKPNQDEELMEVVEKSEESSNQVLSHLSPELKEVAGSNFESSPEIEERPTVCLSVDQSQSQTSLEAEVPAVASTWSGPHFSPEHKELSNSPPRENSFGSPLEFRNSGPVAEMNTGFSPEVKEDLNGSFPNQLETDPYIDLKEQSTRSSRRSSSELSPDAVEKAGMSSNQSVSSPVLDAVPRTPSRERSSSASPELKDGLPRTPSRRSRSGSSPGLRDGSGTPSRHSLSGSSPGMKDIPRTPSRGRSECDSSPEPKALPQTPRPRSRSPSSPELNNKGLTPQRERSGSESSVEQKTMARTPLGQRSRSGSSQELDGKPSASPQERSESDSSPDSKAKTRVPLRERSRSGSSIEVESKSRPSPRRSRSGSSPEVKDKPRAAPRAQSGSDSSPEPKAPALRALPRRSRSGSSSKGRGPSPEGSSSSESSPEHPPKSRTARRSSRSSPEPKTKSRTPPRRRSSRSSPELTRKARLSRRSRSASSSPETRSRTPPRRRRSPSVSSPEPAEKSRSSRRRRSASSPRAKTTSRRGRSPSPKPRGLQRSRSRSRREKTRTTRRRDRSGSSQSTSRRRQRSRSRSRVTRRRRGGSGYHSRSPARQESSRTSSRRRRGRSRTPPTSRKRSRSRTSPAPWKRSRSRASPATHRRSRSRTPLVSRRRSRSRTSPVSRRRSRSRTSVTRRRSRSRASPVSRRRSRSRTPPVTRRRSRSRTPTRRRSRSRTPPVTRRRSRSRTPPVTRRRSRSRTSITRRRSRSRTSPVTRRRSRSRTSPVTRRRSRSRTSPVTRRRSRSRTPPAIRRRSRSRTPLLPRKRSRSRSPLAIRRRSRSRTPRTTRGKRSLTRSPPAIRRRSASGSSSDRSRSASPPATRNHSGSRTPPVALNSSRMSCFSRPSMSPTPLDRCRSPGMLEPLGSSRTPMSVLQQAGGSMMDGPGPRIPDHPRTSVPENHAQSRIALALTAISLGTARPPPSMSAAGLAARMSQVPAPVPLMSLRTAPAASLASRIPAASAAAMNLASARTPAIPTAVNLADSRTPAAAAAMNLASPRTAVAPSAVNLADPRTPTAPAVNLAGTRTPAALAALSLTGSGTPPTAANYPSSSRTPQAAAPANLVGPRSTHATAPVNIASSRTPPALAPASLTSARMAPALSGANLTSPRVPLSAYERVSGRTSPPLLDRARSRTPPGGPGSRTPPSALSQSRMTSERAPSPASRMVQASSQCVLPPAQDRPRSPVPSAFSDQSRALLAQTTPAAGSQSLSSGTVAKTTSSADDHNGMLSGPAPGMSHPEGGEPPVSTGAQQSSALAALQPAKERRSSSSSSSSSSSSSSSSSSSSSSSSSSGSSSSDSEGSSLPTQPEVALKRGQN; encoded by the exons ATGTCCATTTTCCTGCACGTCTACCTCCTTGTTTTTG GAGCGGTggtgcccccccctccccccgggcacGGGGCCATGTACAACGGGATCGGGCTGCCGACGCCCCGGGGCAGCGGCACCAACGGCTACGTCCAGCGCAACCTGTCCCTGGTGCGGGGCCGCCGGGGTGAGCGGCCTGACTACAAGGGAGAGGAGGAACTGCGGCGCCTGGAGGCTGCCCTGGTGAAGCGGCCTAATCCTGACATCCTGGACCACGAGCGCAAGCGGCGCGTGGAGCTGCGATGCCTCGAGCTGGAAGAGATGATGgaagagcaggg GTACGAGGAACAGCAAATTCAGGAAAAAGTGGCTACCTTTCGACTCATGTTGCTGGAGAAGGATGTGAACCCTGGGGGCAAGGAAGAGACCCCAGGACAGAGGCCAGC ggTAACTGAGACTCACCAGTTGGCAGaactgaatgagaagaaaaatgagcGACTCCGTGCTGCCTTTGGCATCAGTGATTCGTATGTGGATGGCAGCTCTTTTGATCCTCAACGTCGTGCTCGAGAAGCTAAACAACCAGCTCCAGAACCTCCCAAACCTTATAG CCTTGTCCGGGAATCCAGCAGTTCTCGCTCACCAACCccaaagcaaaagaagaaaaaaaagaagaaagatagagGACG CAGGTCAGAGAGCAGCTCTCCtcgaagagaaaggaagaagagctcTAAGAAGAAGAAGCACAG GTCAGAGTCTGAATCCAAAAAACGAAAGCATAG GTCTCCCACTCCAAAGAGCAAACGTAAATCTAAGGACAAGAAGCGGAAGCG GTCTCGAAGTACAACACCAGCCCCCAAGAGCCGCCGGGCCCACCGTTCAACGTCTGCTGACTCTGCTTCCTCTTCCGATACTTCTCGCAGTCG GTCTCGAAGTACGGCAGCAAAAACCCATACAACTGCCTTGACTGGGCGAAGTCCTTCCCCCGTTTCAGGGCGTCGAGGGGAGGGAGATGCGCCTTCTAAAGAACCAGGTACCACTAACACAGGGCAGCCTAGCAGCCCAGAGCCATCTACAAAGCAGCCTAGCAGTCCTcatgaaaaagataaagagaaggag AAATCTGGAATTCGACCTAGCCCCTCTCCGGAAAGGAGCAGCACAGGCCCAGAACCACCTGCTCCCACTCCGCTCCTTGCTGAGCAACATGGCGGCTCCCCACAACCCCTTGCAACAGCCACCTTAAGTCAGGAGCCAGTGAACCCCCCATCTGAGGGTTCCCCAACCAGGGGCCGTTCACTACCTAAGTCTCCTGAGAAACCTCCCCAGTCTTCTTCAGAGAGCTGCCCACCATCCCCTCAACCTACCAAAGTTTCTCGACATGCCAGCTCTTCCCCTGAAAGTCCTAAACCTGCACCGGCTCCTGGGTCCCGCCGAGAGATTTCTTCTTCTCCCGCATCCAAGAGTCGCTCACATGGCCGGGGAAAGCGGGATAAGTCACATTCTCATACCCCTTCTCGAAGAGTGGGGAGGTCCCGTAGCCCTACTGCTACCAAGAGGGGGCGATCTCGGTCTCGAACCCCTACCAAAAGGGGTCATTCTCGGTCCCGGTCCCCTCAGTGGCGTAGGTCCCGGTCTGCACAGAGGTGGGGACGTTCCAGAAGTCCCCAGCGACGTGGCCGCTCTAGGTCTCCTCAGAGACCAGGCTGGTCTAGAAGCAGAAATACCCAGAGAAGAGGCAGGTCTAGATCAGCAAGGCGAGGCAGGTCACACTCTAGATCCCCAGCCACTAGGGGCAGATCACGTTCTAGAACACCAGCCCGTCGGGCCAGGTCTCGCTCTAGAACACCTGCCAGGCGGAGGTCACGATCCAGGACACCTGCCAGACGTAGGTCACGCTCTAGAACACCAGCCCGGCGGGGCAGGTCTCGCTCTAGAACACCTGCTAGGCGCAGATCTAGGACCCGGTCGCCAGTACGACGGAGGTCTCGTAGCAGATCACCAGCCAGGAGAAGTGGCAGGTCACGCTCTAGAACCCCAGCCAGACGGGGTCGGTCACGCTCTAGAACCCCAGCCAGAAGAGGGAGATCTCGGTCTAGAACACCTGCAAGACGAGGACGATCTCGGTCTAGGACACCAGCAAGACGAGGACGATCTCGGTCTAGGACACCTGCAAGACGAAGATCTCGTAGTAGAAGTGTAGTTAGACGAGGAAGATCTCACTCTAGAACACCACAAAGAAGAGGCAGATCTGGTTCATCATCAGAACGGAAGAACAAATCCAGGACGTCACAGAGAAGGAGCAGGTCCAACTCAAGCCCAGAAATGAAAAAGTCTCGCATTTCTTCAAGGCGGAGTAGGTCTCTTTCTTCACCACGGTCCAAAGCAAAATCTCGCTTGTCTTTGAGGCGAAGCCTTTCAGGATCATCTCCATGTCctaaacaaaagtctaggacacCACCAAGGCGCAGTCGCTCTGGATCATCCCAACCAAAAGCTAAGTCCAGAACACCACCGAGGCGAAGTCGGTCTGGTTCTTCACCTCCTTCTAATCAGAAATCTAAGACACCATCAAGACAGAGTTGTTCCAGTTCATCTCCTCAACCTAAAGTGAAGTCTGGAACACCACCAAGGCAAGGGTCTGTAACAAGTCCCCAGGCAAATGAACAATCTGCAACACCACAAATACAGAGCCGTTCAGAATCATCAcctgaccctgagctgaaatctgcAACCCCTTCAAGACATAGCTGCTCCGGGTCCTCTCCTCCTAGAGTAAAATCTAGCACACCTCCGAGACGGAGCCGATCTGGGTCATCCTCTCCACAACCCAAAGTCAAGGCAATAACATCACCAGTCCAAAGCCATTCTGGCTCTTCTTCTCCTAGTCCTAGTAGGGTGACATCTAAAACACCGCCAAGGCAAAGCAGATCAGAGTCTCCTTGCTCCAAGATGGAATCTAGATTGTTGCAAAGACAGAGCCGTTCTAGGTCCTCCTCACCAGATACCAAAGTGAAACCTGGAACACCACCAAGACAAAGTCACTCAGGGTCTACTTCGCCATGCCCTAAAGTAAAGCCCCAAACTCCATCAGGGCACAGTCTTAGTGAATCAAAATCACCATGTTCCCAAGAGAAGTCTAAAGACTCACCAGCACAAAGTTCaggattcttctctctctgtccaggAATAAAGTCTAGCACACCACCAGGAGAGCTGTATTTTGCAGCCTCCTCTTTGCAACAGAAAGGACAATCTCAAACTTCACCAGATCCTAGATCTGATACTTCAAGCCCAGAAATGAAACAGAGTCATTCTGAGTCTCCATCTCTGCAGAGCAAATCTCAGACACCTCTTATGGGTGGCCGGTCCAGGTCCTCCTCTCCAATCACTGAGCTGGCACCCAAATCTCCAGCAAGACCAGAAAGAAGGGAATTGTCAAGTCCTAGGCTAAAATCTGGACTGTCTCCTGAGCAAAGCAAGTCCCAATCTGACTCTTCCCCATATCCTGCAATGGACTCTAAATCTTTTCTGGGGCAGAGTAGATTGGAGCCTTCTGAATTGAAAGAGAAATCAGTCTTACTCCTTCAGGAGGATTTTACTGCATCGTCTCCCATACCAAGAGACAAATTGAGTCCTCTTCCAGTGCAGGATAAGCCTGATTCCTCACCAGTACTCAGAGAAACACCTAAAACCCCGTCAAGGGAAAGAGGTGGTGTTGGATCATCTCCAGATACGAAAGACCAAAGTGCGTTAGCTAAGCCAAACCAAGATGAGGAATTAATGGAAGTGGTAGAGAAATCTGAAGAATCCTCAAACCAGGTTCTCTCCCATTTGTCTCCGGAACTTAAAGAAGTGGCTGGAAGTAACTTTGAATCATCACCTGAAATAGAAGAAAGACCCACTGTGTGTTTGAGTGTTGACCAAAGTCAGTCACAGACTTCTTTGGAAGCAGAAGTCCCTGCAGTGGCCTCAACTTGGAGTGGGCCACATTTTTCTCCAGAACATAAAGAACTGTCTAACTCTCCTCCACGGGAGAATAGCTTTGGGTCACCTTTAGAATTTAGAAACTCAGGCCCTGTTGCAGAAATGAATACTGGATTTTCTCCTGAAGTTAAAGAAGATTTGAATGGCTCTTTTCCTAATCAACTGGAGACAGATCCGTATATAGACCTGAAAGAACAATCAACAAGGTCCTCTAGACGTAGCAGTTCAGAGTTATCCCCAGATGCAGTAGAAAAAGCTGGAATGTCTTCAAATCAGAGTGTTTCTTCACCAGTACTTGATGCAGTACCTAGAACACCATCAAGGGAAAGAAGTAGCTCTGCATCTCCTGAGCTGAAAGATGGTTTACCCAGAACCCCTTCAAGGAGAAGTAGGTCTGGGTCTTCTCCAGGACTTAGAGATGGGTCTGGGACTCCCTCAAGACACAGCTTATCTGGGTCCTCTCCTGGAATGAAAGATATACCTAGAACACCATCCAGGGGGAGAAGTGAATGTGATTCTTCTCCAGAACCAAAAGCTTTGCCTCAGACTCCTAGACCAAGAAGTCGTTCACCATCATCCCCAGAGCTCAACAACAAGGGTCTTACCCcccagagagaaagaagtgggTCAGAATCTTCAGTTGAACAGAAGACTATGGCTAGGACTCCTCTTGGGCAGAGAAGTCGATCGGGATCTTCTCAAGAACTTGATGGGAAACCGAGTGCATCCCCTCAAGAGAGAAGTGAGTCAGACTCTTCTCCAGATTCTAAAGCTAAGACACGAGTACCGCTTAGAGAAAGGAGTCGCTCTGGATCATCTATAGAGGTCGAGAGCAAATCTCGACCTTCTCCTCGGCGCAGTAGATCTGGCTCATCTCCTGAAGTTAAAGATAAGCCAAGAGCAGCACCCAGGGCACAGAGTGGTTCTGATTCCTCTCCTGAACCCAAGGCTCCTGCCCTTCGAGCTCTTCCCAGACGAAGCAGATCGGGGTCATCAAGTAAAGGCAGAGGCCCTTCTCCTGAAGGAAGCAGCAGTTCAGAGTCCTCTCCAGAACACCCACCCAAATCTAGAACTGCTAGAAGAAGCTCTAGGTCATCACCAGAGCCCAAGACCAAATCCCGTACTCCACCTCGCCGTCGCAGTTCTCGATCATCTCCTGAGCTGACTAGGAAGGCCAGACTCTCTCGTAGAAGCCGCTCTGCATCATCCTCACCAGAGACCCGTTCTAGAACTCCACCAAGACGCAGAAGAAGTCCTTCAGTGTCTTCTCCAGAGCCAGCTGAAAAGTCCAGATCCTCTCGCCGTCGGCGCTCAGCTTCATCCCCACGTGCTAAGACAACTTCAAGGAGGGGCCGTTCTCCTTCACCAAAGCCTCGCGGGCTCCAGAGGTCCCGTTCCCGCTCAAGGAGGGAGAAAACCAGAACGACTCGACGTCGAGATAGGTCTGGATCTTCTCAGTCAACCTCTCGGAGAAGACAGCGGAGCCGGTCAAGGTCTCGGGTCACTCGGCGGCGGAGGGGAGGTTCTGGTTACCATTCAAGGTCTCCTGCCCGGCAGGAGAGTTCCCGAACTTCTTCCCGACGTCGAAGAGGTCGTTCTCGGACACCCCCAACCAGTCGGAAGCGGTCCCGCTCACGCACCTCACCAGCCCCGTGGAAACGGTCAAGGTCTCGGGCCTCTCCCGCCACTCACAGGCGATCCCGGTCCAGAACACCGCTGGTTAGCCGCCGTAGGTCTAGGTCTCGAACTTCACCAGTCAGTCGGAGACGATCAAGGTCCAGGACATCAGTGACTCGACGAAGATCTCGATCCAGAGCATCCCCAGTGAGTCGAAGGCGATCCAGGTCTAGAACACCACCAGTAACCCGCCGTCGTTCAAGGTCCAGAACACCAACACGCCGCCGCTCCCGTTCTAGAACTCCGCCAGTGACCCGAAGAAGGTCTAGATCTAGGACTCCACCAGTAACCAGGAGGCGATCTCGAAGCAGAACTTCTATCACTCGCAGAAGATCAAGATCCAGGACATCTCCAGTCACCCGTAGGAGATCTCGATCTCGCACATCTCCGGTAACTCGAAGGAGGTCCCGCTCTCGAACCTCTCCAGTCACACGCCGCCGATCACGGTCCCGAACACCTCCAGCTATTCGGCGCCGCTCCAGGTCTCGGACCCCACTGTTGCCACGCAAACGGTCTCGAAGTCGCTCTCCACTTGCTATCCGCCGCCGTTCTAGATCCCGTACTCCGCGAACAACTCGGGGCAAGCGGTCCTTAACAAGATCTCCTCCTGCCATCCGAAGGCGTTCTGCATCTGGAAGCAGTTCCGATCGCTCACGGTCTGCTAGTCCTCCAGCAACAAGGAATCATTCTGGTTCTCGGACACCTCCAGTAGCACTCAATAGCTCTAGAATGAGCTGCTTCAGTCGTCCTAGCATGTCACCAACACCTCTGGACCGCTGTAGATCACCTGGAATGCTCGAACCCCTTGGCAGTTCTAGAACACCCATGTCTGTCCTGCAGCAAGCTGGTGGCTCCATGATGGATGGTCCAGGTCCCCGAATTCCTGATCACCCAAGAACATCTGTGCCAGAAAATCATGCACAGTCAAGAATTGCACTTGCCCTGACAGCCATCAGTCTTGGCACTGCGCGGCCACCTCCATCCATGTCCGCTGCTGGCCTTGCTGCAAGAATGTCCCAAGTTCCAGCTCCAGTGCCTCTCATGAGTCTCAGAACGGCCCCAGCTGCCAGCCTTGCCAGCAGGATTCCTGCAGCCTCTGCAGCAGCCATGAACCTGGCCAGTGCCAGGACACCTGCCATACCAACAGCAGTGAACCTGGCTGATTCAAGAACACCAGCTGCTGCAGCAGCCATGAACTTGGCCAGCCCCAGAACAGCAGTGGCACCCTCTGCTGTGAACCTTGCTGACCCTCGCACCCCTACAGCTCCAGCTGTGAACCTAGCAGGAACCAGAACCCCAGCTGCTCTGGCAGCTTTGAGTCTCACCGGCTCTGGCACACCCCCAACTGCTGCAAACTATCCTTCCAGCTCCAGAACACCCCAGGCTGCAGCGCCTGCAAACCTGGTGGGTCCTAGATCTACACATGCCACAGCTCCTGTGAATATTGCCAGCTCAAGAACCCCTCCTGCCTTGGCACCTGCAAGCCTCACCAGTGCTAGAATGGCTCCAGCCTTGTCTGGCGCAAACCTTACCAGCCCCAGGGTGCCCCTCTCTGCTTATGAGCGCGTTAGTGGTAGAACCTCACCACCGCTTCTTGACCGAGCCAGATCCAGAACCCCACCAGGAGGGCCAGGTTCCAGAACCCCACCATCTGCCCTGAGCCAGTCTAGAATGACCTCTGAGCgggctccctctcctgcctctagAATGGTCCAGGCTTCCTCACAGTGTGTTCTTCCTCCAGCTCAGGATAGACCTAGGTCACCTGTGCCATCTGCTTTTTCTGACCAGTCCCGAGCTTTGCTTGCCCAGACCACTCCTGCAGCAGGGTCTCAGTCCCTTTCCTCTGGGACAGTGGCCAAGACCACGTCTTCTGCTGATGACCACAATGGCATGctctctggccctgcccctggcATGTCCCATCCTGAGGGTGGGGAACCACCTGTCTCCACGGGGGCCCAGCAGTCTTCTGCATTGGCCGCCCTGCAGCCGGCAAAGGAGCGGCggagttcctcctcctcctcctcctccagctcctcttcCTCATCGTCGTCATCAtcgtcctcttcctcctcctcctcttccggTTCCAGTTCTAGCGACTCAGAGGGCTCTAGCCTTCCTACTCAACCTGAGGTAGCACTGAAGAG AGGACAGAACTAG